From the Deltaproteobacteria bacterium GWA2_45_12 genome, the window GGATTTTTTGGACAAATTATTTGATGAAAATGAAGTAGCCGTCATTGAAGGTGGGGCTTCTGTTGCCGATGCCATGCTTGAGATGCCCTTTGACCACATATTCTTTACAGGTAGTCCTCCCGTTGGCAAAAAAATCATGGGGCTTGCAGCCAAACATTTAACTCCCGTCACCCTGGAACTAGGAGGCAAATCGCCCGTCATCGTAGATGAAACTGCCGATATTAAAAAAGCGGCCGAACGCGTAATGTGGGGCAAGTTTATCAACGCGGGCCAAACTTGTGTGGCTCCTGATTATATGATGGTTCATGAAAGCCGTGAAAAGGAACTGATCGAAGAATGTAAAAAAGTCATCACGGCCCGCTTTGGAGCCACCAAAGAAGCGCTTGAGACTAGCACCAATTTTTGCCGCCTGGTGAGTCATGGTCACTTTGACGGCCTTAAAAAAACATTGGACGAATCCATAAGTCAGGGTGCCCAGGTTGAGTTTGGCGGTTTTGCGAATGCGACCGAACGTTACATTTCACCCACATTGCTTTCAGGCATTACGCCCGAGTCGTCCATCATGAAAAACGAAATCTTCGGGCCCATCATGCCCATTCTTAAATATAAAAATTTAAATGAATTTTTTAGCCTGGTCCGTTCCAAAGACAAACCCTTGGCCCTCTATATTTTTTCGACCAATCAATCGGCCATTGAACAGATTCTTTCGGGCACCACTGCCGGCGGCACTTGTGTCAATAGCCTGGTCATTCACTTGGCCAATCACCATCTTCCTTTTGGTGGTGTGGGTTACAGTGGCATGGGGAACTAT encodes:
- a CDS encoding aldehyde dehydrogenase; protein product: MQDIHSIFKKQQANRWKISQTPASVRIAKLKKIRDAIFERRAELHKAIYEDYRKHASEVDLTEIYPTVSEINGMIRHLPKWMKPKKVGTPLVLFGTHSEVRYEAKGIVLVLAPWNYPFQLLMVPVATAIAAGNCVMIKASSKVPHTAKFIKDFLDKLFDENEVAVIEGGASVADAMLEMPFDHIFFTGSPPVGKKIMGLAAKHLTPVTLELGGKSPVIVDETADIKKAAERVMWGKFINAGQTCVAPDYMMVHESREKELIEECKKVITARFGATKEALETSTNFCRLVSHGHFDGLKKTLDESISQGAQVEFGGFANATERYISPTLLSGITPESSIMKNEIFGPIMPILKYKNLNEFFSLVRSKDKPLALYIFSTNQSAIEQILSGTTAGGTCVNSLVIHLANHHLPFGGVGYSGMGNYHGFYGFKAVSHERAVLHQGAIDMLKYFYPPYTKGVKRMIELALKHLI